The genomic segment CCGAACTGAGCCAGGTCGGCAGTTTTCGTAGCGATCTCTATTTCCGGCTGGCCAGTTTCGTCATTCAGGTGCCGCCCCTGCGCGAGCGGCGCGACGACATTCCCTTGCTGGCCATGCATTTCCTGCAACGCTTCTCGCGCGGCATCGAACGCAAGCTGACTGCCGAGGCGCAAAAACTGCTGGTTGCCTACGACTGGCCGGGCAATGTGCGCGAACTGCGCAACCTGATCGAACGGGCGGCGATCCTGGCCGGCCGGGACGAGCGTATCCGGCCGGAACATTTCGGGCCGCTGTTGTCGCGCCGGGACGACGCCGTGATCTACGCCTTCGAACACCAGCCGAAACTGGCCGATGTGGAGCGCGAATGCCTGCGCCAGAGCCTGATCCGGCATGCCGGAAACCGTGCGCAGGTGGCTGCTGTTCTGGGGATCAGCGAACGCAACA from the Candidatus Hydrogenedentota bacterium genome contains:
- a CDS encoding sigma-54-dependent Fis family transcriptional regulator — translated: LLRVLETSTFRRVGGAKTLKADVRFVVATNRDLAELSQVGSFRSDLYFRLASFVIQVPPLRERRDDIPLLAMHFLQRFSRGIERKLTAEAQKLLVAYDWPGNVRELRNLIERAAILAGRDERIRPEHFGPLLSRRDDAVIYAFEHQPKLADVERECLRQSLIRHAGNRAQVAAVLGISERN